A single genomic interval of Phycisphaeraceae bacterium harbors:
- a CDS encoding DUF58 domain-containing protein — protein MVAAPTFSDARELLRKVRRIQIRTSRIVSEALAGQYHSAFKGRGMEFEEVRPYTIGDDVRSIDWNVSARVGMPHVKLFREERELTVMLAVDLSGSLSFGSCAQFKRELAAEVAATVAFSAIRNNDKVGLMAFTDRIERFVPARKGSRHVLRIVRELLGFQPAGRGTRLGEAIRELDRIQRRRSVLFVVSDFLDEGWEDSLSLARQRHDVIPVVVHDRREGVLPAVGLVECVDPETGERVVIDTTSRRVRSRYAAMAAEGFERRRRAFARSKMTPIEVETGADCGRPLMDYFRRREGRKR, from the coding sequence ATGGTTGCCGCCCCCACCTTCTCTGACGCCAGAGAACTCCTTCGCAAGGTTCGCCGCATCCAGATCCGGACCAGCCGGATCGTGAGCGAGGCGCTCGCGGGGCAGTATCACTCCGCCTTCAAGGGGCGAGGCATGGAGTTCGAGGAGGTGCGTCCTTACACGATCGGCGACGATGTGCGCTCGATCGACTGGAATGTCTCCGCTCGAGTCGGGATGCCTCATGTCAAGCTCTTTCGCGAGGAGCGTGAGCTGACGGTCATGCTGGCTGTGGACTTGTCCGGGTCGCTCTCCTTCGGTTCATGTGCCCAGTTCAAGCGCGAGCTGGCGGCGGAAGTGGCGGCGACCGTGGCCTTCTCGGCGATTCGCAACAACGACAAGGTGGGCCTGATGGCCTTCACCGATCGGATCGAGCGCTTTGTCCCCGCGCGCAAGGGCTCAAGGCATGTGCTCCGGATCGTTCGCGAGCTGCTGGGATTTCAGCCTGCGGGCCGGGGCACGCGACTGGGCGAAGCCATCCGGGAACTCGATCGCATTCAGCGGCGGCGCTCCGTGCTCTTTGTCGTGAGCGACTTCCTAGATGAGGGGTGGGAGGACTCCCTCTCGCTGGCCCGCCAGCGCCATGATGTCATCCCGGTCGTCGTCCACGATCGGCGCGAGGGCGTGCTGCCCGCCGTCGGACTTGTCGAGTGTGTCGATCCCGAGACGGGTGAGCGCGTGGTCATCGACACCACCAGCCGGCGCGTGCGATCGCGCTACGCAGCCATGGCTGCCGAAGGCTTCGAGCGCCGACGCCGCGCGTTCGCCCGATCGAAGATGACACCAATCGAAGTCGAGACCGGCGCCGATTGCGGCCGTCCCCTCATGGACTACTTCCGCCGTCGCGAGGGGAGGAAGCGGTGA
- a CDS encoding AAA family ATPase has product MTVTQHDISSIERQVEAASKPFRQLVEQMHRVVVGQDELLEGLLIGLLSNGHILIEGVPGLAKTTAVATLAAGIRTGFQRVQFTPDLLPADLIGTLVYRPASGDFVVKKGPIFTNIVLADEINRAPAKVQSALLEAMQERQVTIGTETYPMADPFLVLATQNPIEQEGTYPLPEAQVDRFLLKLVVRYPTPKQERQILDRMARTNSKIAIEPVMHPESITAARAVIDEIFVDDRIKDYIVNIVVASRDPGAFKAPLKELIQYGASPRATIALTLASRAKAFLDGRGYVVPQDVKDVALEVLRHRIGLTYEAEALERTSDDVVRTLLEHVPVP; this is encoded by the coding sequence ATGACCGTCACCCAACACGACATCTCCTCCATCGAACGACAAGTCGAAGCCGCAAGCAAACCCTTTCGCCAACTCGTGGAGCAGATGCACCGAGTGGTCGTCGGACAGGATGAGCTCCTCGAAGGGCTGCTCATCGGTCTTCTCTCGAACGGGCACATCCTGATCGAGGGCGTGCCCGGACTCGCCAAGACCACGGCCGTCGCAACCCTTGCCGCCGGCATCCGCACGGGCTTCCAGCGCGTGCAGTTCACACCCGACCTGCTGCCGGCGGACCTCATCGGCACGCTCGTCTACCGCCCCGCGAGCGGCGACTTCGTCGTCAAGAAGGGCCCGATCTTCACGAACATCGTGCTGGCCGACGAAATCAATCGTGCGCCGGCGAAGGTCCAGAGCGCCTTGCTCGAGGCGATGCAGGAGCGCCAGGTCACCATCGGCACCGAGACCTACCCGATGGCCGACCCCTTCCTCGTGCTGGCAACGCAGAATCCCATTGAGCAGGAGGGCACCTATCCCCTGCCCGAGGCGCAGGTCGATCGATTCCTGCTGAAGCTGGTGGTGCGTTACCCGACGCCCAAGCAGGAGCGGCAGATTCTCGACCGCATGGCACGCACCAACTCGAAGATCGCCATCGAGCCGGTCATGCACCCGGAATCGATCACGGCGGCCCGCGCCGTCATCGATGAGATCTTCGTCGACGATCGGATCAAGGACTACATCGTCAACATCGTTGTTGCGTCGCGCGACCCCGGCGCCTTCAAGGCGCCACTCAAGGAGCTGATTCAGTACGGCGCCTCACCGCGAGCGACGATTGCGCTCACGCTGGCGTCGCGTGCCAAGGCCTTCCTCGACGGCCGCGGCTATGTGGTGCCGCAGGATGTCAAGGATGTCGCCCTCGAGGTGCTGCGTCATCGCATTGGCCTGACCTATGAAGCCGAAGCGCTCGAGCGCACCAGTGATGATGTCGTCCGCACGCTGCTTGAGCATGTCCCCGTGCCGTGA
- a CDS encoding NAD(P)-dependent oxidoreductase has translation MGRSMAGHLLDAGHEVVLHTRTKSKASALLARGATWASTPAAAADGADAAFSMVGMPDEVEMVHLSGEGTLAARTPPRVVVDMGTSPPSLARRIAHRAREVGVGSVDAPVSGGDIGARNAALSIMVGGEESDVAAAMPLLEKLGRTIVHHGPPGSGQHCKLVNQILVAAATISMCEALTYAHGAELDADKVLRSVGGGAAGSWTIEHLAPRVLRGDLAPGFMAEHLAKDLAIAIDEAKEMSLELPGLLLAKRLFDDLVAKGYGARGTHAMILHYRPDLAKSMPEST, from the coding sequence ATGGGACGCTCCATGGCGGGTCATCTTCTTGACGCAGGACACGAGGTGGTTCTCCACACTCGGACGAAGTCGAAGGCGTCGGCACTCCTCGCGCGCGGGGCGACTTGGGCATCGACACCCGCCGCCGCTGCCGATGGCGCGGACGCGGCCTTCTCGATGGTGGGCATGCCCGACGAAGTGGAGATGGTTCATCTTTCGGGCGAGGGCACGCTGGCGGCCAGGACACCTCCTCGTGTGGTGGTGGACATGGGCACATCGCCGCCGTCACTTGCGCGGCGCATCGCGCACCGTGCTCGCGAGGTGGGTGTTGGCAGCGTCGATGCGCCGGTCTCCGGTGGCGACATCGGTGCCAGGAATGCAGCCCTTTCGATCATGGTCGGAGGTGAGGAGAGCGATGTCGCCGCCGCAATGCCTCTCCTTGAGAAGCTCGGGCGAACGATCGTGCATCATGGCCCCCCCGGCAGCGGCCAGCACTGCAAGTTGGTGAATCAGATTCTCGTGGCCGCGGCCACCATCAGCATGTGTGAGGCACTGACCTACGCCCACGGGGCCGAACTCGATGCGGACAAGGTTCTCCGAAGTGTCGGAGGTGGTGCGGCTGGAAGCTGGACCATCGAGCACCTGGCGCCGCGCGTGCTCCGGGGCGACCTTGCGCCCGGCTTCATGGCTGAGCATCTCGCCAAGGATCTCGCCATCGCGATCGACGAAGCGAAGGAGATGTCCCTTGAACTCCCGGGTCTGCTGCTGGCCAAGCGGCTCTTTGATGACCTCGTGGCGAAGGGATACGGCGCACGGGGCACGCACGCCATGATTCTGCACTACCGCCCAGATCTCGCGAAGTCGATGCCCGAGTCAACCTGA
- a CDS encoding haloacid dehalogenase-like hydrolase: protein MDGERLILFDIDGTLLRTQGAGMAAMIEALSRLFPAQRFSFDSIPVAGRLDTLIWRDLAERHGIPDEPSVHARFRATYAECLRAKLDSAPGSTRVMPGVPVLLDALRGRPGVHLGLLTGNYSETGTLKIRHSGLDHTLFKVNAWAEDGESRRALPPVAIRRFHEQHGRPMDPERVVIIGDTPHDVDCALATGCRVLGVATGEFPRDTLAEHGAHMALNALDDTGAVVEWLLNSSH from the coding sequence ATGGATGGCGAACGCCTCATTCTCTTCGACATCGATGGCACGCTCCTGCGAACGCAGGGGGCAGGCATGGCCGCGATGATCGAGGCGCTCTCCCGGCTCTTTCCCGCGCAGCGCTTCTCATTCGATAGCATCCCCGTCGCCGGACGGCTCGACACGCTCATCTGGCGCGATCTCGCCGAGCGTCACGGCATTCCCGATGAACCCTCGGTGCATGCTCGCTTCCGCGCCACCTACGCGGAGTGCCTCCGCGCAAAGCTTGACAGCGCCCCGGGCTCGACGCGAGTCATGCCCGGAGTGCCGGTACTCCTTGATGCGCTGCGCGGGCGCCCGGGCGTGCATCTTGGCTTGCTCACCGGCAACTACAGCGAAACGGGCACGCTCAAGATTCGTCACAGCGGACTCGATCACACTCTCTTCAAAGTGAACGCGTGGGCGGAGGATGGGGAGAGCCGTCGGGCCCTACCACCAGTGGCCATCCGACGCTTTCATGAGCAGCACGGCCGGCCGATGGACCCCGAACGCGTGGTCATCATCGGTGACACGCCGCATGATGTCGATTGCGCCCTCGCGACCGGCTGTAGGGTGCTGGGCGTGGCGACCGGCGAATTCCCGCGCGACACCCTCGCCGAGCACGGCGCGCACATGGCGCTCAATGCACTCGACGACACCGGGGCGGTCGTCGAGTGGCTCCTCAACTCGTCACACTGA
- the sucC gene encoding ADP-forming succinate--CoA ligase subunit beta: protein MRIHEHQARALLRGAGVATPRFSVAHSVPDAVTEAQRLFGEGAKEVVMKAQVHAGGRGKAGFVKLVRSGEEARKAAEFMLSTRMKSPQTPPEGLEVRTLLVAEAVEIAKEFYLAVTLDRSVRTNLVIASAEGGTEIETVAEERPEAILRVPMDPVTGLAPYQAREIAFKLGFHGRQVAQAVTIMLRLAKLAVDRDASLAEVNPLVVTPPSSEHPDGQVLAIDAKFTFDDNALFRQSEVADLFDPTEENPAEIRAHEFGLSYVALDGSIGCLVNGAGLAMSTMDLVKLHGGHPANFLDVGGSASEEAVGEAFRIILADPRVKGVLVNIFGGIMPCDRIARAIVAAATQIGFKVPLVVRLEGTNVDAARRILKDAQRSIPTMQAASDLTDAARRIVAATGAKAAALA, encoded by the coding sequence ATGCGGATCCACGAACACCAGGCGAGAGCGTTGCTTCGAGGCGCCGGGGTCGCCACCCCGCGATTCTCCGTGGCCCACAGTGTCCCCGATGCCGTGACCGAGGCGCAGCGACTCTTCGGCGAAGGGGCGAAGGAAGTCGTCATGAAGGCGCAGGTGCATGCCGGAGGCCGTGGCAAGGCTGGCTTCGTCAAGCTGGTGCGCTCCGGCGAAGAGGCCCGCAAGGCTGCCGAGTTCATGCTCTCCACGCGAATGAAGAGCCCGCAGACTCCGCCCGAGGGCCTCGAGGTTCGCACGCTGCTCGTGGCCGAGGCAGTCGAGATTGCGAAGGAGTTCTATCTCGCGGTCACCCTCGATCGCTCCGTGCGGACCAATCTTGTGATCGCCAGCGCCGAAGGGGGAACCGAGATCGAGACGGTCGCCGAGGAGCGCCCGGAGGCGATCCTGCGCGTGCCGATGGACCCTGTCACCGGCCTCGCTCCCTACCAGGCGCGTGAGATCGCCTTCAAGCTTGGCTTCCATGGCCGACAGGTGGCCCAGGCGGTCACGATCATGCTGCGCCTCGCCAAACTCGCGGTCGATCGCGATGCAAGCCTCGCCGAGGTGAATCCGCTCGTGGTCACGCCTCCTTCGAGTGAGCATCCCGACGGACAGGTGCTCGCCATCGATGCCAAGTTCACCTTTGATGACAATGCCCTCTTCCGGCAGAGCGAAGTCGCCGACCTATTCGATCCGACCGAGGAGAACCCCGCCGAAATCCGCGCGCATGAGTTCGGCCTGAGCTATGTGGCGCTCGACGGCTCGATCGGGTGCCTCGTCAACGGCGCCGGTCTCGCGATGAGCACGATGGACCTGGTGAAGCTCCATGGCGGCCATCCCGCCAACTTCCTCGATGTCGGCGGCAGCGCCAGCGAGGAAGCGGTCGGAGAGGCCTTTCGCATCATCCTTGCCGACCCTCGTGTGAAGGGCGTCCTCGTCAACATTTTCGGCGGCATCATGCCCTGCGATCGCATCGCCCGCGCGATCGTCGCCGCGGCAACGCAAATCGGCTTCAAGGTTCCACTCGTGGTTCGTCTCGAAGGCACGAATGTCGATGCGGCGAGGCGGATTCTGAAGGACGCCCAGCGCAGCATTCCCACGATGCAGGCGGCCAGCGATCTCACCGACGCGGCGCGACGGATCGTGGCGGCGACCGGCGCGAAGGCAGCGGCGCTTGCCTGA
- a CDS encoding DedA family protein: MRLFTELPQFLTEFVHAYGAWIYVLLFLIIFCETGLVVTPFLPGDSLLFAAGAIVAITQQPDEQAAGTVGLNVHLLVILLIIAGVIGDAVNYHIGKWIGPRAFTDRYRFLKKQHLERTHRFFEKHGGKAIILARFVPIVRTFAPFVAGIGTMTYRRFFAYNVIGAIVWVTSFVYAGYFFGNTPVVKENFTLVIGGIIVVSVMPIVYEWWNARRAAKRAAAQSVPAASPGPGGC, translated from the coding sequence ATGCGGCTCTTCACCGAGCTGCCTCAGTTTCTGACCGAGTTCGTCCACGCCTATGGAGCGTGGATCTATGTCCTTCTCTTCCTGATCATCTTCTGCGAGACGGGGCTCGTGGTGACCCCCTTCCTGCCCGGCGACTCGCTGCTCTTCGCGGCGGGAGCCATCGTCGCGATCACTCAGCAGCCCGATGAACAGGCGGCCGGCACGGTGGGCCTGAATGTCCACCTCCTGGTGATCCTGCTCATCATCGCCGGAGTGATCGGGGATGCGGTGAACTACCACATCGGGAAGTGGATCGGGCCGCGGGCGTTCACCGATCGCTACCGATTCCTGAAGAAGCAGCACCTTGAACGCACCCATCGCTTCTTCGAGAAGCACGGCGGCAAGGCGATCATCCTGGCCCGATTCGTGCCCATCGTGCGCACCTTTGCCCCATTCGTCGCAGGCATCGGCACGATGACCTACCGGCGCTTCTTCGCCTACAACGTGATCGGTGCGATCGTCTGGGTGACGAGCTTCGTCTACGCGGGGTATTTCTTCGGAAACACGCCGGTCGTCAAGGAGAACTTCACCCTCGTGATCGGCGGCATCATCGTCGTGAGCGTCATGCCGATCGTCTACGAGTGGTGGAATGCACGGCGGGCGGCGAAGCGAGCGGCGGCCCAGAGCGTCCCGGCCGCATCGCCGGGTCCGGGCGGCTGCTAA
- a CDS encoding S8 family serine peptidase, which yields MSTIRLSVAVLSATLLSASVLAESRGTPDAARQAPIAAQDAKAKDPGAPLADLRGRDDLKAAMPQATRTPRERIAKTPSPLLQDPAHRHTGRSTATGRVIVKFNDELKVRAPRSPSAVVQTVDGVALPAVTQILSQYRATAWQALDKSPEWLKAVEERAESNSGIAAPDLAGMIYVQPDNDLVGCARALNELPEVEFVVIEQMAFPARQQAGAQTGCASAPGDPCELPPGAVNCNKPGIPPGLPNINGRCSNFVFGSGCSNNCAEPCDNGANDFDCIWGCNDATCCGTISTVQPGCVEGGWDALCAFYANLLCNRTVYDPFLPVSGNQSSLPGSYKYDPCFALRTGPNPGAPDATIQATTLSALGLGGASFPFELVAVTGYSTAVAPPPMGDDGLTTAVAITGVNPAFPSSAQLAMQDPSFERIGYQLNGGCFNVRPGNRGCSNTPCCVYVCVIDQTCCIIGWDENCVRLARTADPINPCVQPLAGNIAASTNPGPADFPVLNQGNFPAGGATPDFTPKIVTTGFGLQSRNLQAWLTRSPAASSLEDLSGTPGVGISTILAPTNQGQLDSSRMFLNSGFRGGGLDIQGFESALAAIGVAGSAARGGGIVIGVVDNAAFVDHEEFAGRVSVEPGIEIVTSADAPVDPHHGTAVLGIMLAAADGKGITGVAPDATGIFFPAFGGGGVGGRLLNALGSAVGTLTTGDVLLVPLDFPVVITDPLTGGTTSLGGTILQSPEIYLLSVVASQIGIAVVVAAGNECSPVVTSPGTAPPSAAVVVGAVWPGQPRFPALYQSLRYCRLPFSNFTNPNSDPGQNEVDVAGWGAYVATCGYGDLWRGGAANSNNRTYTIQFGGTSAASAMIAGCVARMQSATKALFDAPLTPQQVKTTVRLNRFLQCGVPQNSPFQLTSAIPCAGDTVNDGEFLGIGGFIDFGPQVVATLTNEPIGNFPEGVINYEIQILVGRLLSGSVFSLLSVDGNQVRIRAARAGGGTVPPVGPGIFYPSTAVISDMLLTVTTIYDEPQQLSNLSITAIGEAIPSNSVYTMFFVFNVQTNRWLLLPDTLTFFDDEGGGVVNIGSGSINLLYNTINLIDTSSGQGKVRFRLVTIGPPTVNTYQTWWDFVQVQPNPPLEPPIPCWVAREVYGANNPRWVYFRTWLDRHAPSVVRDAYDTFAPTAAEWLKSQPTAKKALRSMMDVAIGQLSHEEIRTAIKRFGWSPDGQIFRARVNHAVSKALEERALAMPE from the coding sequence CGGCGCACCGACACACCGGACGCTCCACGGCCACCGGTCGTGTCATCGTGAAGTTCAACGATGAACTCAAGGTGCGCGCGCCGCGGTCACCCAGCGCGGTTGTGCAGACCGTCGACGGTGTCGCGCTGCCTGCCGTGACCCAGATTCTCTCGCAGTACCGCGCCACCGCATGGCAGGCGCTCGACAAGTCGCCTGAGTGGCTGAAGGCCGTCGAAGAGAGGGCTGAGTCCAACAGCGGCATCGCGGCACCCGACCTTGCTGGCATGATCTATGTTCAGCCGGACAACGATCTCGTTGGATGCGCCCGTGCGCTCAACGAGCTGCCCGAGGTTGAGTTCGTGGTGATCGAGCAGATGGCCTTCCCCGCCCGTCAGCAGGCCGGCGCGCAGACCGGGTGTGCGTCCGCCCCCGGAGACCCGTGCGAACTCCCTCCAGGAGCCGTCAACTGCAACAAGCCCGGTATTCCACCGGGTCTGCCCAACATCAACGGACGCTGCTCGAATTTCGTCTTTGGTTCCGGTTGCAGCAACAACTGCGCTGAGCCCTGCGACAACGGAGCGAACGACTTCGATTGCATCTGGGGGTGCAACGATGCGACATGCTGCGGCACAATCTCCACGGTCCAGCCCGGCTGTGTCGAAGGTGGTTGGGACGCGCTCTGCGCCTTCTATGCCAACCTGCTCTGCAATCGGACCGTCTACGACCCCTTCCTGCCGGTCTCGGGAAATCAGAGTTCGCTGCCCGGCTCGTACAAGTACGACCCCTGCTTCGCCCTTCGCACTGGCCCGAATCCAGGTGCACCCGATGCAACGATCCAGGCGACGACGCTCAGCGCCCTGGGACTCGGCGGCGCGTCCTTCCCCTTTGAGCTCGTGGCCGTCACTGGGTACAGCACGGCTGTCGCGCCGCCACCCATGGGCGATGATGGTCTGACGACCGCAGTCGCGATCACCGGTGTGAACCCGGCGTTCCCCTCCTCGGCGCAGCTTGCGATGCAGGATCCATCGTTCGAGCGCATTGGCTATCAGCTCAACGGCGGCTGCTTCAATGTTCGGCCCGGCAACCGAGGCTGCTCCAACACCCCGTGCTGCGTCTATGTGTGCGTCATCGATCAGACCTGCTGCATCATCGGCTGGGATGAGAACTGCGTCCGCCTCGCTCGAACCGCCGATCCGATCAACCCTTGCGTGCAGCCTCTCGCGGGCAACATCGCCGCGAGCACCAACCCCGGACCGGCCGATTTCCCGGTTCTGAACCAGGGGAACTTCCCCGCGGGCGGCGCGACGCCCGACTTCACACCCAAGATCGTGACGACAGGTTTTGGTCTTCAGTCGAGGAATCTCCAGGCGTGGCTCACCCGATCCCCCGCAGCCAGTTCACTTGAGGATCTCTCGGGCACGCCGGGCGTCGGAATCTCCACCATTCTCGCTCCGACGAATCAGGGCCAGCTTGATTCGTCGCGCATGTTCCTCAACAGCGGCTTCCGCGGCGGCGGCTTGGACATTCAGGGCTTTGAGAGCGCTCTGGCCGCGATCGGTGTCGCTGGCTCAGCGGCCCGCGGCGGCGGAATCGTCATCGGAGTCGTCGACAACGCGGCATTCGTCGATCATGAAGAGTTCGCTGGCCGGGTTTCCGTTGAACCGGGCATCGAAATCGTCACCTCGGCCGACGCTCCCGTTGATCCTCACCACGGCACCGCTGTGCTCGGCATCATGCTGGCTGCGGCTGACGGCAAGGGCATTACGGGTGTCGCTCCAGACGCCACGGGCATCTTCTTCCCCGCCTTCGGTGGCGGCGGAGTCGGTGGTCGCCTTCTGAATGCGCTCGGATCGGCAGTTGGCACGCTGACGACAGGCGATGTGCTCCTGGTTCCTCTGGATTTTCCGGTCGTGATCACTGATCCGCTGACTGGCGGCACGACCTCGCTGGGTGGCACGATCCTCCAAAGCCCGGAGATCTACCTGCTCTCGGTCGTGGCTTCGCAGATCGGCATCGCCGTCGTGGTCGCCGCCGGCAACGAGTGCAGCCCGGTCGTGACAAGCCCCGGTACCGCCCCGCCAAGCGCGGCCGTCGTGGTCGGCGCCGTCTGGCCCGGACAGCCCCGCTTCCCCGCGCTCTATCAGTCGTTGCGATATTGCCGACTGCCCTTCAGCAACTTCACGAATCCCAACTCCGACCCCGGCCAGAACGAGGTCGATGTCGCAGGCTGGGGTGCCTATGTGGCGACCTGCGGCTACGGCGACCTGTGGCGCGGCGGAGCGGCCAACTCGAACAACCGTACCTACACCATTCAGTTCGGCGGCACTTCGGCGGCATCGGCCATGATTGCTGGCTGCGTTGCTCGAATGCAGAGCGCCACCAAGGCCCTCTTCGACGCACCACTCACTCCGCAGCAGGTGAAGACCACGGTGCGTCTCAATCGGTTCCTTCAGTGCGGCGTGCCCCAGAACAGCCCCTTCCAACTCACTTCGGCGATCCCCTGCGCGGGTGACACGGTGAACGATGGCGAGTTCCTCGGCATCGGAGGCTTCATCGACTTCGGGCCTCAGGTCGTCGCGACCCTGACCAATGAGCCCATCGGGAACTTCCCCGAGGGAGTCATCAACTACGAGATTCAGATTCTCGTCGGTCGCCTGCTCAGCGGCTCTGTCTTCAGCCTGCTGAGCGTCGACGGAAACCAAGTCCGGATCCGAGCGGCGCGGGCCGGTGGCGGCACCGTTCCACCGGTCGGACCCGGCATCTTCTACCCCTCGACGGCGGTCATCTCGGACATGCTTCTGACTGTCACGACCATTTACGACGAGCCTCAGCAGCTTTCGAACCTCTCGATCACCGCGATCGGCGAAGCGATCCCGAGCAACAGCGTCTACACGATGTTCTTCGTCTTCAATGTGCAGACGAATCGCTGGCTCCTGCTTCCCGACACGCTGACCTTCTTTGATGACGAAGGGGGCGGAGTCGTCAACATCGGCTCAGGTTCCATCAACCTGCTCTACAACACCATCAACCTCATCGACACATCGAGCGGTCAGGGCAAGGTGCGATTCCGCCTCGTCACGATCGGGCCGCCGACCGTGAACACCTATCAGACATGGTGGGACTTCGTGCAGGTTCAGCCGAATCCGCCGCTCGAGCCGCCGATCCCCTGCTGGGTCGCGCGGGAGGTCTACGGCGCGAACAACCCGCGCTGGGTCTACTTCCGCACATGGCTCGACCGCCACGCTCCGTCGGTGGTGAGGGATGCCTACGACACCTTCGCACCAACAGCGGCCGAGTGGCTGAAGAGCCAGCCGACCGCGAAGAAGGCCTTGCGCTCCATGATGGATGTGGCCATCGGCCAACTGAGTCATGAGGAGATTCGCACGGCGATCAAGCGCTTCGGATGGAGCCCCGATGGGCAGATCTTCCGAGCTCGCGTGAACCATGCGGTCTCGAAGGCGCTCGAGGAGCGCGCGCTGGCGATGCCGGAGTAA